From Streptomyces sp. NBC_00775, one genomic window encodes:
- a CDS encoding CitMHS family transporter: MLTILGFTMIATFLVLIMLKKMSPIAALVLIPALFCVFVGKGAKLGDYVIDGVTSLAPTAAMLMFAIVYFGVMIDVGLFDPIVRGILKFCKADPLRIVVGTAVLAAIVSLDGDGSTTFMITVSAMYPLYKRLKMSLVVMTGVAAMANGVMNTLPWGGPTARAATALKLDASDIFVPMIPALAVGLLGVFALAYVLGRRERKRLGVLTLDEVLEPQEAETVLVGAGGSGTGSDKKAARTGGSGSGTDADAPAADSADDDGFQGLDPNRATLRPKLYWFNALLTVTLLTAMIMEWLPIPVLFLLGAALALTVNFPHMPDQKARLGAHAENVLNVSGMVFAAAVFTGVLTGTGMVDHMAKWLVSNIPDGMGPHMAFVTGVLSIPLTYFMSNDGFYFGILPVLAEAGQAHGVSSLEIARASLIGQPLHMSSPLVPAVYVLVGMAKVEFGDHTRFVVKWAALTSLVVLGAGILFGII, encoded by the coding sequence ATGCTGACCATCCTCGGCTTCACCATGATCGCGACCTTCCTGGTCCTGATCATGCTGAAGAAGATGTCGCCGATCGCGGCGCTCGTGCTGATTCCGGCACTCTTCTGTGTCTTCGTCGGAAAGGGCGCCAAGCTCGGTGACTACGTCATCGACGGCGTCACCAGTCTCGCGCCCACAGCGGCGATGCTGATGTTCGCGATCGTCTACTTCGGTGTGATGATCGACGTCGGTCTCTTCGACCCGATCGTCCGGGGGATCCTCAAGTTCTGCAAGGCCGATCCGCTGCGGATCGTGGTCGGCACGGCGGTCCTCGCCGCGATCGTCTCCCTCGACGGCGACGGCTCGACCACCTTCATGATCACGGTCTCGGCGATGTACCCGCTGTACAAGCGCCTGAAGATGAGCCTGGTCGTCATGACCGGTGTCGCCGCGATGGCCAACGGCGTGATGAACACCCTGCCGTGGGGCGGCCCGACCGCCCGCGCCGCGACCGCGCTGAAGCTCGACGCCAGCGACATCTTCGTGCCGATGATCCCGGCCCTCGCCGTCGGTCTGCTCGGTGTGTTCGCCCTCGCCTACGTTCTCGGCCGCCGCGAGCGCAAGCGGCTCGGCGTGCTGACGCTGGACGAGGTGCTGGAGCCGCAGGAGGCGGAGACGGTCCTGGTCGGCGCGGGCGGCTCGGGGACCGGTTCGGACAAGAAGGCCGCGCGTACGGGCGGTTCGGGCTCCGGCACGGACGCGGACGCCCCCGCGGCGGACTCCGCCGACGACGACGGCTTCCAGGGTCTCGACCCGAACCGCGCCACCCTGCGTCCCAAGCTCTACTGGTTCAACGCGCTCCTCACGGTCACCCTGCTCACCGCCATGATCATGGAGTGGCTGCCGATCCCGGTCCTCTTCCTGCTCGGCGCCGCGCTCGCGCTCACCGTCAACTTCCCGCACATGCCCGACCAGAAGGCCCGCCTCGGCGCCCACGCCGAGAACGTCCTCAACGTCTCCGGCATGGTCTTCGCCGCCGCCGTCTTCACCGGCGTCCTGACGGGCACCGGCATGGTCGACCACATGGCCAAGTGGCTGGTCTCCAACATCCCCGACGGCATGGGCCCGCACATGGCCTTCGTCACCGGCGTCCTGAGCATCCCGCTCACGTACTTCATGTCGAACGACGGCTTCTACTTCGGCATCCTCCCGGTCCTCGCCGAGGCAGGCCAGGCGCACGGCGTCTCGTCCCTGGAGATCGCCCGCGCCTCGCTCATCGGCCAGCCGCTGCACATGTCGAGCCCGCTCGTCCCGGCCGTCTACGTCCTGGTCGGCATGGCCAAGGTGGAGTTCGGCGACCACACCAGGTTCGTGGTGAAGTGGGCGGCGCTGACTTCGCTGGTGGTGCTCGGGGCCGGGATCCTGTTCGGCATCATCTGA
- a CDS encoding MFS transporter, with protein sequence MGPGRNRGWLLRLVIAFSFTQGAVSMARPAVSYRALALGADERAVGVIAAAYALLPLFAAVPLGRRTDHGRCAPLLPAGVVLIAGGCAMSGRADSLAAMAAWSGVMGLGHLCFVIGGQSLVARQSAPHEQDRNFGHFTIGVSLGQLIGPIAAGLLIGGSDMAGSSALALLVASAVAAVSFTSLWRIEDRTAVKSRTAQGERVPVGRILRARGVPAGIFISLAVLSATDILTAYLPVVGEHRDIAPSVVGLLLSVRAAASIACRLVLTPLLRRLGRTALLTVTCLVGAVLCAGIALPVPVWALALMLVVLGFCLGVGQPLSMTTVVQAAPDGARSTALALRLTGNRLGQVAAPATAGLVAGVAGVAAPFVMLGALLLVSSATALRSPGRPARVPDEGARPRVRLRRKSDI encoded by the coding sequence GTGGGGCCCGGTAGGAACCGCGGCTGGCTGCTGCGCCTCGTCATCGCCTTCAGCTTCACGCAGGGGGCGGTGTCGATGGCCCGGCCCGCCGTCTCCTACCGGGCCCTCGCGCTGGGCGCGGACGAGCGCGCGGTCGGTGTGATCGCGGCGGCGTACGCCCTGCTGCCACTGTTCGCCGCCGTGCCGCTGGGCCGCCGCACCGACCACGGCCGCTGCGCGCCCCTGCTGCCCGCCGGTGTCGTGCTCATCGCCGGCGGCTGTGCGATGAGCGGCAGGGCGGACTCGTTGGCGGCGATGGCCGCCTGGAGCGGAGTGATGGGGCTCGGCCACCTCTGCTTCGTGATCGGCGGGCAGTCGCTCGTCGCCCGCCAGTCCGCCCCGCACGAACAGGACCGCAATTTCGGCCACTTCACCATCGGCGTCTCGCTCGGTCAGCTGATCGGCCCGATCGCCGCGGGCCTCCTGATCGGCGGTTCCGACATGGCGGGCAGCAGCGCGCTCGCGCTGCTGGTGGCGAGCGCGGTCGCCGCGGTCTCGTTCACCTCGCTGTGGCGCATCGAGGACCGTACGGCCGTGAAGTCCCGTACCGCACAAGGCGAACGCGTTCCCGTCGGGCGGATTCTGCGCGCCCGGGGCGTGCCCGCGGGCATCTTCATCAGTCTCGCCGTGCTGTCCGCGACGGACATTCTCACCGCGTATCTGCCCGTGGTCGGCGAACACCGGGACATCGCGCCGTCGGTGGTCGGTCTGCTGCTCAGTGTGCGCGCGGCGGCGAGCATCGCCTGCCGGCTGGTGCTGACGCCCCTGCTGCGCCGGCTCGGCCGGACCGCGCTGCTCACCGTGACGTGCCTGGTGGGGGCGGTGCTGTGTGCGGGTATCGCCCTGCCCGTACCGGTGTGGGCGCTGGCCCTGATGCTCGTCGTCCTCGGCTTCTGTCTCGGGGTCGGTCAGCCGCTGTCCATGACGACGGTCGTCCAGGCGGCTCCCGACGGCGCCCGCTCCACGGCCCTCGCCCTGCGTCTGACCGGCAACCGGCTCGGCCAGGTCGCCGCCCCCGCCACCGCGGGTCTGGTCGCCGGAGTCGCCGGTGTGGCGGCGCCGTTCGTGATGCTCGGCGCGCTGCTGCTGGTGTCGTCGGCGACGGCGCTGCGCTCTCCGGGGAGGCCTGCCCGGGTGCCGGACGAGGGTGCGCGGCCTCGGGTGCGGTTGCGCCGGAAGAGCGATATCTGA